Proteins encoded in a region of the Deinococcus sp. YIM 134068 genome:
- a CDS encoding ParB/RepB/Spo0J family partition protein, with protein sequence MTVKGKKPGAGFAHLVPSVDELAAITQQAVLVNAPVSSVHVLPGFNPRGRYSGDELTSEKLQELVKSIREHGVLQPLWVRLRGGEYAVIAGERRYQAAMLADLTHLPVLNFGAVSDERAEELALIENAHRTNPSIVDQTLSGFKLLALRTKMSQEELVRYLNGVRKGQLEDTYGVGEWLQTTYGTGISVWAQQRSKILNFTPEELNAVQARQLDVKAVYALLKVENRDKRRELLAEAVQHGWKAEDVRQAVQALAPKKAHPLLSSVEGLRGDLPRLKQLTGKEAAQAQKLIAELRALLGQDKQR encoded by the coding sequence GTGACCGTCAAAGGCAAGAAGCCGGGTGCCGGGTTCGCCCACCTGGTGCCCTCCGTGGACGAGCTGGCCGCCATCACGCAGCAGGCCGTGCTGGTCAACGCCCCGGTCTCCAGCGTGCACGTCCTGCCGGGCTTTAATCCCCGTGGACGGTACAGCGGAGACGAGCTGACCTCGGAAAAACTCCAGGAGCTGGTGAAGTCGATCCGGGAACACGGGGTCCTGCAACCCCTGTGGGTGCGCCTGCGCGGCGGGGAGTACGCCGTAATCGCCGGTGAGCGGCGGTACCAGGCCGCAATGCTTGCCGACCTCACTCATCTGCCGGTCCTGAACTTCGGTGCGGTCAGCGATGAGCGGGCCGAGGAACTCGCCCTGATCGAGAACGCCCACCGGACCAACCCGTCCATCGTCGACCAGACGCTCAGTGGCTTCAAACTGCTGGCGCTCCGTACGAAGATGAGTCAGGAGGAACTGGTGCGCTACCTGAACGGGGTGCGCAAGGGGCAGCTTGAGGACACTTACGGCGTGGGGGAATGGCTCCAGACAACCTACGGCACCGGCATCAGTGTGTGGGCGCAACAGCGCAGCAAGATCTTGAACTTCACCCCCGAGGAGTTGAATGCCGTCCAGGCGAGGCAACTGGACGTGAAGGCAGTGTACGCGCTGCTGAAGGTCGAGAATCGCGACAAGCGGCGCGAATTGCTCGCAGAAGCGGTGCAGCACGGCTGGAAGGCGGAGGATGTCCGCCAGGCCGTCCAGGCGCTCGCCCCGAAAAAGGCTCACCCGCTGCTGTCCTCCGTGGAAGGGCTGCGCGGCGACCTTCCGCGCCTCAAGCAGTTGACCGGCAAGGAGGCGGCCCAGGCCCAGAAACTGATCGCAGAGCTGCGCGCCCTGCTGGGTCAGGACAAGCAGCGCTGA
- a CDS encoding replication initiator protein A produces the protein MFRGRDEVNLAQLALISVQSRVPETFTGWARSYEHNGMPVEVTCRTLRGHVVPHGLDNDFVVTIINLFYEAGCPVDDTVRVSAYRLLKTAGFPDTSRYYAELWASLDRLKSAQYVISRGWYSKKKMRYTDETFQYLEKVTLTRGNELDSRSQLEIRLPREIALSIRDGYLKPLDLDVYHNLSTPTIRAIYRVLDGLRWSEGQYVERVQMNVMEWAARLNIVSDIPARILRLLEPATEEFKRIGYVDEVLTEGKRKEQQITYVFPGLTDQLNVTLLQELIDRGMYPGVAARHLIDHPEERAVQDAIARFDAYPGKKGNPGALMRDLLLHPEKYAGVEQKLEGGGRRSKASERPKPAPVLAQSVPEDDALALPEDPDERVRVAEQRLSLFRVWPLLTGEDRDNLEHAVRTGTVALPVLFALLLRTVGENKADIADKVRSLVLQAEEDE, from the coding sequence GTGTTCAGAGGACGCGACGAGGTCAATCTCGCGCAACTCGCGCTGATCAGCGTGCAGTCGCGGGTTCCGGAGACCTTTACGGGCTGGGCAAGGTCCTATGAGCACAACGGAATGCCGGTGGAGGTGACCTGCCGGACGCTCCGGGGCCACGTGGTTCCCCATGGCCTCGACAACGACTTCGTGGTCACCATCATCAATCTGTTTTACGAGGCGGGCTGTCCGGTCGACGACACGGTCAGGGTGTCGGCTTATCGCCTATTGAAGACTGCGGGATTCCCGGACACCTCCCGGTACTACGCCGAACTTTGGGCCTCCCTTGACCGGCTGAAGTCGGCTCAGTACGTGATCAGCCGCGGCTGGTACTCGAAAAAGAAGATGCGGTACACCGACGAAACCTTCCAGTACCTGGAGAAGGTGACCCTGACCCGCGGAAACGAACTGGACAGCCGCAGCCAGTTGGAGATCCGCCTTCCCCGCGAGATCGCTCTGAGCATCCGTGACGGCTATCTTAAGCCACTCGACTTGGACGTCTACCACAACCTGTCGACGCCGACGATTCGGGCCATCTACCGGGTGCTGGACGGGTTGCGCTGGAGTGAGGGACAGTATGTCGAGCGGGTGCAGATGAACGTCATGGAATGGGCGGCTCGCCTCAACATCGTCAGCGACATTCCGGCAAGGATCTTGCGGCTCCTAGAGCCAGCCACGGAGGAGTTCAAGCGGATCGGCTACGTGGACGAGGTCCTGACTGAGGGCAAGCGCAAGGAACAGCAGATCACTTACGTGTTTCCAGGGTTGACCGATCAGTTGAACGTCACCCTCTTACAGGAGCTGATAGACCGGGGCATGTATCCGGGTGTGGCGGCAAGGCACCTTATTGATCACCCAGAAGAACGCGCTGTTCAGGACGCCATCGCGCGCTTTGACGCCTATCCGGGCAAAAAGGGGAATCCAGGGGCCTTGATGCGTGACCTGCTGCTTCACCCAGAAAAGTACGCGGGGGTCGAACAAAAGTTAGAGGGTGGCGGGCGCAGAAGCAAAGCCAGCGAGCGCCCCAAGCCAGCACCGGTGCTTGCCCAGAGCGTTCCGGAGGACGACGCGCTGGCCTTGCCGGAGGACCCCGACGAACGGGTGAGGGTCGCCGAGCAGCGGCTGTCCCTGTTCCGGGTGTGGCCGCTGCTCACAGGTGAAGACCGGGACAACTTGGAGCACGCCGTTCGGACCGGGACAGTCGCTTTGCCCGTCCTATTCGCACTGCTCTTGCGGACGGTGGGTGAGAACAAGGCCGACATCGCCGACAAGGTGCGGTCACTCGTGCTCCAGGCCGAGGAAGATGAGTAA
- a CDS encoding AAA family ATPase, with protein MESDASCKSATLRTNLYATLDQVKAGRRVVIERHAAPMAALIPMTDYWDLIMRRARQHRPKEEFMPTQRLVIANASGGEGKSTVARELAYSLALLGYKVALFDLDPQASLTKALGLHDDPASPARTEEATVGRVFSRDEPPPLPEPMQVHGVDVWPANDSLNSVDNVLNNDFARAANLREALDAYLGAMAEPYDFVILDTKPQRTNFLTASVAAADHLLVPVSGIKGLENLDVLLKLVKVARGIAPALTLRAFIPNRIRENVDHHKELLHHLQTDLSRLAPVTSNVRDSLATMGGATQQRLPAVLYKPKAKVSEDISAMTLNVLGILGVKVPA; from the coding sequence GTCGTGATCGAGCGGCACGCCGCGCCGATGGCCGCCCTGATTCCCATGACGGATTACTGGGACCTCATCATGCGCCGCGCCCGCCAGCACCGCCCCAAGGAGGAATTCATGCCCACCCAACGCCTCGTGATCGCCAACGCCTCGGGAGGGGAGGGGAAGTCGACGGTCGCCCGCGAGCTGGCGTACAGCCTCGCCCTGCTGGGGTACAAGGTGGCGCTGTTCGACCTCGACCCGCAGGCCAGCCTCACCAAGGCGCTGGGCCTGCACGACGACCCGGCCTCCCCGGCCCGCACCGAGGAGGCGACCGTCGGCCGGGTGTTCTCACGCGACGAGCCGCCCCCGTTGCCCGAGCCCATGCAGGTGCACGGCGTGGACGTGTGGCCCGCCAACGATTCCCTGAACAGCGTCGACAACGTACTGAACAATGACTTCGCCCGCGCCGCCAACCTGCGCGAGGCGCTGGACGCCTACCTGGGCGCTATGGCGGAGCCGTACGATTTCGTCATCCTGGATACCAAGCCGCAGCGCACCAATTTCCTCACCGCGAGCGTGGCCGCGGCCGATCACCTGCTGGTGCCGGTCTCCGGCATCAAGGGCCTGGAGAATCTGGACGTCCTGCTGAAGCTGGTCAAGGTCGCCAGGGGTATCGCCCCCGCCCTGACCCTGCGCGCGTTCATCCCCAACCGCATCCGCGAGAACGTGGATCACCACAAGGAGCTGCTGCACCACCTCCAGACCGACCTGTCCCGACTCGCGCCGGTCACCTCCAACGTGCGCGACAGCCTGGCGACGATGGGAGGCGCCACCCAGCAGCGCCTCCCGGCGGTGCTCTACAAGCCGAAGGCGAAGGTCAGCGAGGACATCAGCGCCATGACCCTGAACGTGCTGGGGATCCTCGGCGTGAAGGTGCCCGCGTGA
- a CDS encoding ISL3 family transposase produces MDLPLFPETWQVLDSQVEGARLILLVQDQRSAAACPACQQHSSHVHSRYVRHPHDTALGQHGVTLLVRTRRFRCRNPSCPHTTFAETWPGWLEPRAQRTCRLAQKQGRVALSLGGEAGHRLLAHLGEPTSADTLLRLIRRVPLLPAETPMVLGVDDFALRRRKTYGTLLIDLERHQVVDLLPDRQGVALATWLRAHPGVKIICRDRAGEYARGAASGAPEAQQIADRFHLIGNVRDAVEAWLRPQRAHLTAPPDKTQGEVVSGSLQPFSTERPSTTRGRLERTVTKRRHRQARYEQAVTLREKGQSYRAIARQVGVARSTVTEWLQYEGKLTRNTPPSGITPYAAYIRSRLAQPEWTVTQLFHEVVEQGYRGAFSGISSYVAWLREGHEPPSIADQQGVDLPREKRLGPVQVAWWFTMRPDQRSETEARRLQAVLNRVPRGQEIYQLVQDVLGWLREAPRSGAQLLTSWIKKAQDTGLPDIQRLARSFQNDFAAICSAIESPWSNGQTEGQVNRLKMIKRQMFGRAKFDLLRQRVLLA; encoded by the coding sequence ATGGACCTCCCGTTGTTTCCCGAGACCTGGCAGGTGCTCGACTCGCAGGTGGAGGGCGCACGGCTGATCCTGCTGGTGCAGGATCAGCGTTCTGCTGCGGCCTGTCCCGCTTGTCAGCAGCACAGCTCCCACGTTCACAGCCGCTACGTCCGGCATCCCCATGACACCGCGCTGGGCCAGCATGGCGTGACCCTCCTGGTCCGGACCCGGCGGTTCCGTTGCCGGAACCCGAGCTGCCCCCACACGACCTTCGCGGAGACCTGGCCGGGCTGGCTGGAACCCCGCGCACAGCGCACCTGTCGCCTCGCACAGAAGCAGGGCCGTGTGGCCCTCAGTCTGGGAGGAGAGGCTGGACACCGGCTCCTGGCCCACCTCGGCGAACCCACCAGTGCCGATACTCTCCTGCGGTTGATTCGCCGCGTGCCCCTCCTCCCCGCCGAGACCCCGATGGTGCTGGGTGTGGACGACTTCGCCCTGCGACGACGAAAAACGTACGGGACGCTCCTGATTGACCTGGAACGCCATCAGGTCGTGGACCTGCTCCCGGACCGCCAGGGCGTCGCCCTGGCCACCTGGCTAAGAGCACACCCGGGGGTGAAGATCATCTGCCGCGACCGAGCGGGGGAATATGCCCGTGGGGCGGCTTCCGGCGCGCCGGAAGCCCAACAGATCGCGGACCGCTTCCATCTGATCGGCAATGTTCGGGACGCGGTTGAGGCCTGGTTGCGGCCACAGCGTGCCCACCTCACCGCCCCGCCAGACAAGACGCAGGGTGAAGTGGTGAGCGGATCGCTCCAACCCTTCTCTACAGAACGCCCCTCGACCACCCGGGGACGCCTCGAACGGACGGTGACCAAGCGGCGACACCGACAGGCCCGGTATGAACAGGCTGTCACGTTGCGGGAAAAAGGCCAGAGCTACAGAGCCATCGCCCGTCAGGTGGGGGTGGCCCGCAGTACGGTGACCGAATGGCTCCAGTACGAGGGGAAGCTGACTCGGAACACCCCACCCAGCGGCATCACACCCTACGCGGCGTACATCCGTAGCCGGCTGGCCCAACCGGAGTGGACCGTGACCCAGCTTTTCCACGAAGTGGTGGAGCAAGGGTACCGGGGCGCGTTCAGTGGGATCTCTTCTTACGTGGCGTGGCTTAGAGAAGGGCATGAACCACCGTCCATCGCCGATCAGCAGGGGGTGGACCTACCCCGGGAGAAGCGGCTGGGCCCTGTTCAAGTGGCCTGGTGGTTCACGATGCGACCGGACCAACGCTCAGAGACGGAGGCCCGCCGGTTGCAGGCGGTGTTGAATCGGGTCCCACGGGGGCAGGAGATTTACCAGTTGGTGCAGGACGTGCTGGGGTGGTTGAGGGAAGCGCCGAGGTCAGGAGCGCAGCTCCTGACCTCGTGGATCAAGAAGGCCCAGGACACCGGATTGCCCGACATCCAACGTCTGGCACGCAGCTTCCAGAACGACTTCGCCGCCATTTGTAGCGCCATCGAGTCTCCCTGGAGCAACGGTCAGACCGAGGGGCAGGTGAACCGGCTCAAGATGATCAAGCGTCAGATGTTCGGCCGGGCTAAATTCGACCTGCTTCGGCAGCGCGTCCTGCTCGCCTGA